A genomic region of Populus nigra chromosome 11, ddPopNigr1.1, whole genome shotgun sequence contains the following coding sequences:
- the LOC133668674 gene encoding disease resistance protein RUN1-like, which translates to MLCTGDSKGLVGIDSRIERLKTLLCIRSSEARIIRIWGVGGIGKTTIAEAVFNSISSQYESCCFITNVREKSEECGGLIRLREEFLSRALEQENLRIDTPRMGSTLIKERIRHKKVLTVLDDVNDVEQVECLIERHDMFGPGSRILVTSRDRQVLKNVADEIYEVEELNCSEARQLFSLSVFKGNHIPKDYMGLSIRAVNYAKGNPLALKVLGSFLFDLRKEDWENALNKLERNPQLKIYNMLEVSFDAFGDEEKNIFLDIACFFKGKQIDYVKRILDGCGFSTNIESFFFLLKGASLLFQIESLKCMICCKKWLLKIKGF; encoded by the exons ATGCTATGCACTg GTGACTCTAAGGGCCTAGTTGGGATAGATTCACGCATTGAACGACTCAAAACACTTTTATGCATTAGATCATCTGAAGCTCGCATAATCAGAATATGGGGCGTGGGTGGTATAGGTAAGACAACCATTGCTGAAGCTGTTTTCAACAGTATTTCAAGTCAATATGAAAGCTGCTGTTTTATTACCAATGTAAGAGAGAAATCGGAAGAATGTGGTGGCTTGATTCGCTTGCGAGAGGAATTCCTTTCCAGAGCATTAGAACAGGAAAATCTCCGTATTGACACTCCACGCATGGGATCCACTTTAATCAAGGAAAGGATCCGGCACAAAAAAGTCTTAACTGTTCTAGATGATGTGAATGATGTAGAACAAGTGGAATGTTTAATTGAAAGGCATGATATGTTTGGTCCAGGAAGTAGAATTCTTGTAACGTCCAGAGATAGACAAGTGCTTAAGAATGTGGCCGATGAAATATATGAGGTCGAGGAATTAAATTGCAGTGAAGCTCGTCAACTCTTCAGTTTGTCTGTCTTCAAAGGAAACCACATTCCAAAAGATTATATGGGCCTATCAATCAGGGCAGTAAATTATGCTAAAGGAAACCCATTGGCTCTTAAAGTTTTGGGTTCCTTTCTATTTGACCTAAGGAAAGAGGACTGGGAAAATGCATTGAATAAACTTGAAAGAAATCCTCAGctgaaaatttataatatgttGGAAGTAAGTTTTGATGCATTTGGTGATGAAGAGAAGAACATATTTCTTGATATTGCGTGTTTCTTTAAAGGGAAGCAAATTGATTACGTGAAGAGAATACTGGATGGTTGTGGTTTCTCAACAaatattgaaagtttttttttcttgctgaaAGGTGCCTCATTACTATTTCAAATAGAAAGCTTGAAATGCATGATCTGTTGCAAGAAATGGCTTTTGAAAATTAAaggattttaa